A part of Setaria viridis chromosome 8, Setaria_viridis_v4.0, whole genome shotgun sequence genomic DNA contains:
- the LOC117833764 gene encoding disease resistance protein Pik-2, which produces MDLIVGASNDAVKSLVNKLGSLLAQEYTLIRDVRDDIQYINDELASMQAFLNRLKREGGSHDEQRQDWMKQVREVAYDIEDCVDSVSHRLGGEPRGSGRLVALRRAWYLLATLYARRCIAAEIGNLKVRAQHVGERRTRYGVENPASGGGPGGEAEGDDAPRDSPLPPPQLIGNTEPVGMDEAMEELQPWFTMENVDDHRHQLRFLAIVGFGGLGKTTLAMVLYRNFGDKFDCRATVLASQKFHLQALLRGLVKQLHEKQAAASKSQLHGIEEWGEEVLKKKLADQLKDKRYLLLIDDIWSVSAWENIRDSLPKNDKGGSIVVTTRFKSVAEACRRQHGHVYEQKPLGEKNAHKLFHQIISSARDVPTFYAETILEKCGGLPLVIIVVAGLLASKLKSGTYREVDRYREIDRHLVEVGKDLPEELSKNLTTEGVTHILSRCYNHLPADLKTCLLYLSMFPKGCWISRKCLIRKWIAEGFITEKHGKTVEEVAEECFNELIGRSLIRTINNSSNGKVKRCQIHDMVHEFIVFKSSEENFITVVGGHWQTPFPCYKVRRLSVHKSDQQEKETVERMKLSHVRSLTALESFTALHSTLLKFQILQVLDLEGCKDLSFHQLKKICKMPQLKYLSLRRTSINMIPKKIGRLENLEVLDIRETNVWILPSSVEHLKRLVHLLAGNKKSRIALKLTEGITKITALQTLSGIEICGSSIGDNMDRSTKGGTVTVKELAKSTGAKNRDGCCHSRLFTTHFRCKGATTGLGKLGPVAALENLTNLKKLTIYRLGSFTDGDNVMLLSAIEHLSSCSLKFLAIDDDYTGFLDSKFNSSQAPPEHLQALGLSGKLSQVPKWIGRLHNLEKLTLSLTSLRTDTLVVLAGLPQLFSLTFSLDAANNDQSVLKILRKNTLESKGQIFVPAGGFKGLKLLRLLAPVLPSLSFLEGATPELQRLELRFRMMEGIYGLANIMNLQQVLLTVSSQAPQIAKEMVSQIRISASMIRKINAPSVVIDEYTEDGMPEQVARSS; this is translated from the exons ATGGACCTCATCGTCGGAGCCTCGAACGACGCCGTGAAATCCCTCGTCAACAAGCTCGGCAGCCTCCTCGCGCAGGAGTACACCCTGATCCGGGACGTCCGGGATGACATCCAGTACATCAACGACGAGCTGGCCAGCATGCAGGCCTTCCTCAACCGGCTCAAGCGGGAGGGAGGCAGCCACGACGAGCAGCGGCAGGACTGGATGAAGCAGGTCCGGGAGGTCGCCTACGACATCGAGGACTGCGTGGACAGCGTCAGCCACCGCCTCGGCGGCGAGCCCCGCGGCAGCGGCCGTCTGGTCGCTCTCCGGCGGGCGTGGTACCTGCTCGCCACGCTGTACGCGCGCCGCTGCATCGCCGCCGAGATCGGCAACCTCAAGGTCCGGGCGCAGCATGTCGGCGAGCGGCGCACCAGGTACGGGGTAGAGAACCCGGCAAGCGGTGGCGGCCCCGGCGGCGAAGCTGAAGGGGACGACGCTCCTCGGGACAGCCCACTTCCTCCGCCACAGCTCATCGGCAACACGGAGCCTGTCGGAATGGACGAAGCCATGGAGGAGCTCCAGCCATGGTTTACGATGGAGAACGTTGATGACCATCGGCATCAGCTGAGGTTCCTTGCCATTGTTGGGTTCGGTGGCCTTGGCAAGACGACACTCGCCATGGTGCTGTACCGCAATTTTGGGGACAAATTCGATTGCAGAGCAACTGTGCTCGCTTCGCAGAAGTTCCATCTGCAGGCACTTCTGAGAGGCCTCGTTAAGCAGCTCCATGAGAAGCAGGCTGCTGCTTCCAAGAGTCAACTCCACGGGATTGAGGAGTGGGGAGAAGAAGTGCTGAAGAAGAAGCTCGCCGATCAATTAAAGGATAAGAG GTACCTTCTCCTGATAGATGACATATGGTCAGTATCAGCATGGGAGAATATCAGAGATTCTTTGCCAAAAAATGACAAGGGCGGTAGTATAGTTGTTACAACAAGGTTTAAATCCGTAGCCGAAGCCTGCCGGCGCCAACATGGTCATGTCTACGAGCAGAAGCCCCTCGGTGAAAAAAATGCACACAAACTATTCCATCAAATTATCTCAAGTGCTCGTGATGTCCCCACGTTTTATGCTGAAACCATTCTGGAGAAATGTGGAGGTTTACCTTTGGTCATAATTGTAGTTGCAGGGCTTCTGGCTAGTAAACTGAAGTCAGGGACTTACCGTGAAGTAGATCGCTACCGAGAAATAGATCGCCATTTGGTTGAAGTAGGCAAGGATTTACCGGAAGAGTTGAGTAAAAATCTCACCACAGAAGGAGTGACACACATATTGAGTCGTTGCTACAATCATTTGCCAGCTGATCTGAAGACCTGTCTCCTGTATTTGAGCATGTTCCCCAAGGGATGTTGGATCAGCAGAAAGTGCCTGATCAGGAAGTGGATAGCTGAGGGGTTCATCACTGAGAAGCACGGGAAGACTGTCGAGGAAGTAGCTGAGGAATGCTTCAATGAACTCATTGGTCGGAGCCTAATCCGGACTATCAACAACAGCAGTAACGGCAAAGTGAAGAGATGCCAAATTCATGACATGGTTCACGAGTTCATTGTCTTCAAGTCAAGTGAGGAGAATTTCATCACCGTTGTTGGAGGTCACTGGCAGACACCATTTCCATGCTACAAGGTGCGCCGTCTGTCTGTTCATAAAAGTGATCagcaagaaaaggaaacagTAGAGAGGATGAAATTGTCGCACGTCCGATCCTTGACAGCATTGGAGAGTTTCACAGCTCTTCATTCAACACTGCTCAAGTTTCAAATACTTCAGGTGCTAGATCTTGAGGGTTGCAAGGACTTGTCCTTTCATCAGCTCAAGAAAATATGCAAGATGCCACAGTTAAAGTACCTGAGCCTGCGCCGGACAAGCATCAATATGATCCCAAAGAAGATAGGTAGACTGGAAAATCTTGAGGTACTTGACATAAGGGAGACAAATGTCTGGATTTTACCATCGTCGGTGGAGCACCTCAAGCGATTGGTGCATCTACTTGCTGGAAATAAGAAAAGCCGGATTGCATTAAAATTAACTGAAGGAATCACAAAGATCACAGCGCTACAGACGCTATCTGGGATAGAAATCTGTGGAAGCTCAATCGGTGACAACATGGACAGATCAACTAAAGGAGGAACAGTAACGGTAAAGGAACTCGCTAAAAGCACCGGTGCCAAGAACAGAGATGGTTGTTGTCATTCCCGGCTGTTCACGACACATTTCAGATGCAAGGGAGCTACTACAGGATTAGGTAAACTGGGCCCAGTTGCAGCATTGGAGAACCTCACCAACCTGAAGAAACTCACCATTTACAGACTTGGAAGCTTCACCGATGGCGATAATGTAATGCTATTGTCTGCCATTGAGCATTTGAGCAGTTGCTCCCTCAAGTTTCTTGcaattgatgatgattacaCAGGCTTCCTGGACAGCAAGTTCAATTCTTCACAGGCGCCACCGGAGCACCTGCAAGCCCTCGGCCTCTCGGGCAAGTTGTCTCAAGTACCTAAGTGGATTGGGCGCCTACACAACCTCGAAAAGCTAACTCTGTCGTTGACTTCACTAAGGACAGATACACTGGTGGTTCTTGCTGGGCTGCCTCAGCTTTTCTCTCTCACTTTCTCACTCGACGCTGCAAACAACGATCAAAGTGTTCTCAAAATTTTGCGCAAGAACACTTTAGAATCAAAAGGGCAGATATTTGTGCCAGCTGGGGGGTTCAAGGGCCTCAAATTACTACGCTTATTGGCACCTGTTCTGCCATCTCTGAGCTTCCTAGAAGGGGCAACGCCAGAGCTTCAGAGGCTTGAGTTGCGGTTCAGAATGATGGAGGGAATTTACGGTCTGGCAAACATTATGAATCTCCAGCAGGTGCTCTTGACTGTCAGCAGTCAGGCACCCCAAattgccaaggagatggtgtCTCAGATCAGGATATCAGCTAGCATGATTCGGAAGATTAATGCCCCCAGTGTGGTTATCGACGAGTATACCGAGGATGGTATGCCGGAGCAGGTGGCGAGATCCTCATAG
- the LOC117834544 gene encoding uncharacterized protein, which yields MAGPLRSWEDLPLELAGLVLGRLPSHVDRVRFAAVCPKWRSAARQVRLPPPLPLLALKNGTTFYSMPSGEPLRLRFPGCEDGFPTFSREDSDFATASGSWLVYRQFWRLLLVDPFSGATMTLPAQSSVTYKSDVPSVSGYHFEVIKLIVCSSDLIAAPFRAGSSNRIAVCQPGACLWSVAWDLSLWITDMAFYQGKLYALDYGEDLLALDISLDDNTGDPQVARSGQVIKVNNFDDLFLNKFNDPLIFKRMLYLVESGGSLLLVRRSIFHSHVNGKGQIHTFAGLCEPEVAVFEANFAQSRWAKVVI from the coding sequence ATGGCGGGGCCACTGCGCTCGTGGGAGGACCTCCCGCTGGAGCTCGCGGGGCTCGTTCTCGGCCGCCTGCCCTCCCACGTCGACCGCGTCCGCTTCGCCGCCGTGTGCCCCAAGTGGCGCTCCGCCGCGCGGCAGGTCCGTCTGCCCCCTCCTCTGCCGCTGCTCGCTCTCAAGAACGGCACGACCTTCTACAGCATGCCCTCGGGAgagccgctccgcctccgcttccCTGGCTGTGAGGATGGCTTCCCCACGTTCTCGAGAGAAGACAGTGACTTCGCCACAGCTTCTGGTAGCTGGCTGGTGTACCGTCAATTCTGGCGCTTGCTCTTGGTGGACCCCTTTTCTGGTGCTACCATGACCCTTCCTGCACAGTCTAGCGTCACCTACAAGTCTGATGTGCCATCGGTGTCAGGGTATCACTTTGAAGTGATCAAACTAATCGTTTGCTCATCTGACCTCATTGCTGCACCGTTCCGTGCTGGTAGTAGCAATCGGATCGCAGTGTGCCAGCCAGGGGCGTGCCTGTGGTCAGTAGCATGGGACCTATCTTTATGGATTACTGACATGGCATTCTACCAGGGAAAGCTCTATGCTCTTGATTATGGCGAGGACCTCTTAGCTTTGGACATCAGTCTGGATGACAACACCGGCGACCCACAGGTTGCTCGGAGTGGGCAGGTCATCAAAGTTAACAATTTTGATGATCTCTTCTTGAACAAATTTAATGATCCCTTGATCTTCAAGAGGATGCTCTACCTGGTTGAATCGGGTGGCTCATTGCTGTTGGTACGCAGAAGCATTTTCCATAGTCATGTTAACGGCAAAGGACAGATACACACTTTTGCTGGACTGTGTGAGCCTGAGGTTGCAGTATTCGAGGCTAACTTCGCGCAATCACGGTGGGCCAAGGTCGTAATCTAA